The genomic stretch CAGCGGCCCGGATGCGGTCCGACGTTCCCACGTGCTCGCCTCCTATCGCCCATGGTGGGTCAGTCAACGTTTCCTGGAAGCCGGTCAGCGACCGGTGCCCCTGACCACGACGGTGGTCGTGCTTCTGGTACTTGGTGCGATCGGCGGCTCGTTGACGTCCTGGGGCTCTCGAAAGGCGCCCGGCGGTAGCCAGGCGAAGCGTCAGTGTTGACGCCGCGAGTCCGGCTAGCGTCACCCCAAAGCGCCGGCAAGTTGTCCGGGAGTCGTGGGGGCCTCAGGTCTCGGCACCGACGATTCGAAGCGCCACGCAGGCGGCGCCAAAGCCGTTGTCGATGTTGACCACCGCCACACCGAGCGCAGCTCGCAGGAGAAAACATACGGCTCTCGCACGCTCGACGATCCGACGGAACAATCTCGCTGGTTTCCAGATTCGAGGGAAAGCATCCATGGGCGACTGGTCCCCGAAACGGGCCCCCCTTCCAAGAGCACTCTTCCGGGGAGTCCGTCCCTGGTGCCCTTGGACTCAGGCTCGCTCCGGAGGCCCAACGAGAAGACTATGCCCCCTCACCGAATCGAACGAAGAGATGGCCCCCGAGGTCCTGATGGCAGTCTGGTTCAGTTTGACCGAGAAGAGCCGGCACCGCTTCGATACCGGCGGCGCCCGTCAACCAGCGATCCCGAGAACCGAGAAGAAGCCGTAGTCCAAACCTCGAGCTACACCGCAACTGGACGTTCGATGCCAACAGGTGTCGAGCGAACCGTGGAGGTCTGTACTTGACCTTTCTATGGCAGTCGCCCTTATCGGGCTAGCTGCGAGTGGATCGAACCGACTACTACTCTAGCGTAAATTGTTGAAGTAATTGAAATTAGTTGGAGGCGACGCCCGGAATCGAACCGGGGAATGAGGGTTTTGCAGACCCTTGCCTTACCACTTGGCTACGTCGCCCCGAAACGGAAGCGGCCGCGGTCGCGGCCCCTTCATAATACGACAACCCGAGGGCCGTGTCCGCCTGCAAGGCGGAAGATCTGGAGCGGGAAACGGGGTTCGAACCCGCGACCCCAACCTTGGCCAGGTTGTGCTCTGCCACTGGGCTATTCCCGCCCTGGGCTGAGAATGGTATTGGGGGGGTGGAGGGGTGTCAAGCCATCGGGGACACCATTCCTTCGTGTCCCCTTCCCGACTGGTTTTCAAAGGCGGAGACTGGCCCTCTGCCGACGGGACAGCGGGATCCTTCGCTTCGCTCAGAATGACAGCGCACCGGAGAAGCTCCGCAGAAGCTACCCCGCCCCGAACGCATCGCGCAAAAGGGTGAACCGCCAGCCATCCTCGCCTCGGTCCATGCCCAGGACGTCGAAGCGGCAGGGGCCGGTCCATTTCGAGCGACCGAGATAGGCGCCCGCGACTCGGGCAATCCGACGCTGTTTGTGTGGCGTCACCGCGCCGATCGCCGGGCCGAAGTGGGCTACGCGACGGGCCTTGATCTCGATGAAGCAGAGGGTGTCGCCGTCGGTGTTGGGCTCGATCGCGATGACGTCGATCTCGCCGGCGCGAATGGCGAAGTTGGTGTCGAGAATCTCGTAGCCCTCGCGCTCGAGCCAGCGGACGGCCGCGGACTCGGCGATTCTGCCTTTGGCGCGAGTGTCGGCGGCGCTGGCGAAGTTGGTGGGGTTTGCGGGCGGAGTGGGCATTCGTTAGGAGTAGACGCAGATGGGTCGGGGTTTCTGGCGGGAGGAGAAGACGATCGGCTTGGAAAACCAGTCGGGAAGGGGACACGAAGGAATCGTGTCCCCGAGGCTGAAAGGCCCGCCGCGTGCCTCCTGGAGCGAAGCCTCTCTGCGCGAGCGAAAGGAGAGCACCGGCGGCCTGCTATCGGTTCGCGCAGCCGCAGAGAAGCTGGCTCTAGCCAGACGGTCGAGACCCTTCGCTTCGCTCGAGGGCGAGCGGAGGGCGACCGCTACGTTCTTTTCCAGCGGGTGCCGTCTGGGGTGTCTTCGAGAACGAT from bacterium encodes the following:
- a CDS encoding YraN family protein, which produces MPTPPANPTNFASAADTRAKGRIAESAAVRWLEREGYEILDTNFAIRAGEIDVIAIEPNTDGDTLCFIEIKARRVAHFGPAIGAVTPHKQRRIARVAGAYLGRSKWTGPCRFDVLGMDRGEDGWRFTLLRDAFGAG